A region of the Stieleria neptunia genome:
CGGGTGGGTTGCGGTGCGACGCTGGAAGCGCCAGCCCAAGCCCTCCAGTGCCCCATTAAAATGACCCCACGGATGGCAGAGCGTACCCACGGATGAAAAGCAGCCAGGGATCCGTGGGTACGCCTTGCCATCCGTGGGTGTTCTCCGTTGCGGTGATACCGGAGATCGTTTGTTCGATCAGACAATCGGCATGCACAGCATGCCCTACTCCACCGTCAGATTGTCCGCCGCTCCGGCAGCTGCGTAAACCTTTTGCACCAATCCCATCGCCCCTTCGGCCTCGCCCTGGATCGACAACGCGTTGGGCGCACGCAGCGACAATAGCCCCGGCAAATCAAAGTATTTCGCCGCCCCCGGGACAAAGTGCTCGTCGCTGTAATCGGTCACACTGCTCAAGCGAAAGCCTCCACTGTTGAGACGAAACTCGTCGACCACATCGCCGGCGACCACCGCGGCAGCAGCGCTGCTGATGCAACTGGAGGAATCCGCGACCAACGTCAACGGTCCATCGGGCGTCGAGTGATCGAGGTACGCCAACACGCACAACAGTTGCTCAAACCGCTTGACGGCGAGCGGCCGGTTGTAGCCGAACGTCAGCCCGGAATAACTTCGCTTGTCGTCGATCAAGGGCTGCTGGTGCTCACTTTCCATCGCATCCCTTGCTGCCCCGATCGCAGGAGCAAGGTAGGCGACCACAGTTTTTGCGCCGTCGCCCTGGGCGGCAACCGACTTCACGATCGCATCCCGCTGTGCCGCGTCACGGCCCACCGTCTTTGGCACAACGACGTGCCCCACCGCGCCGGTGTTGTCTCCCGCGACGACATCGAATTCCACGACCGTTTTCCAGTCGCGATGCTCCAGGCGATAACGGACAACGCGGTCGCCGGCTGCCCCTTCGTTCCGCTTTGTGACGACCAAGTCTTGCGCCACGGGCATCGACCGATCAAAGATCACGCGCCAGGCCCCGCCGACGACTCGGCGATACTCGGCCAACTGCTTGGCTGCTGCGTCGATGCCTGCCGTCGGATCGGGAATCAAGGCGTTTAACTTTCGATCACTCTGCTGTTTCCACCACGCCAGCACCTTGCGTTCGTGCGGGATTCCCACCTCGGTCGGCGCCGGATGATCGTCGTCCCAGACCTTCATGTCCGCTTCGGATAACGGCTCGAAATCGCCTTCCACCAGCGGCACGTCGCCGGACAGCCCCAGATGCTTGGCCATCCACGGGTACATCATCGCACGGGTCACGTAGTTGTAATTGTGCGGGAACCGGAGCACGTCGCCACACATCACGTTTCCGTCGGCTCCCAACATGGCGTACAGTTTTTGCAGCTCGGGATAGCCGTCACGGAGCATGGCTTTCGTCCAGTCGTTGGCCGCCGTCATGCCTTGCGGCTTCGGCGCAAACAACGCGGCCAGCTC
Encoded here:
- a CDS encoding alpha/beta hydrolase family protein, with protein sequence MPRFIAWTFVIVSFLSAGTTSQAQAGKLKTLNDHFPFTVPDSVDRWNDRADALRRRVLVATGLWPMPDRTPLQPVLHGKIRRDGFTVEKVYFQSLPGHFVTGMLFRPAADNSFGLVDGKRPAVLSPHGHGGRTMRLSDGELAKQIQSGGEVFENSGRYPKLARCAHLARMGCVTLIFDMLGYADSMQIEFETAHRHAQARPEESDREQPCLYSIDADLNLQSVMGLQTWNAIRALDFLAELPDVDPDRLGVTGGSGGGTQTILLGAIDPRIKVGFPNGMVSTSMQGGCYCENCNYLRIGTGNVELAALFAPKPQGMTAANDWTKAMLRDGYPELQKLYAMLGADGNVMCGDVLRFPHNYNYVTRAMMYPWMAKHLGLSGDVPLVEGDFEPLSEADMKVWDDDHPAPTEVGIPHERKVLAWWKQQSDRKLNALIPDPTAGIDAAAKQLAEYRRVVGGAWRVIFDRSMPVAQDLVVTKRNEGAAGDRVVRYRLEHRDWKTVVEFDVVAGDNTGAVGHVVVPKTVGRDAAQRDAIVKSVAAQGDGAKTVVAYLAPAIGAARDAMESEHQQPLIDDKRSYSGLTFGYNRPLAVKRFEQLLCVLAYLDHSTPDGPLTLVADSSSCISSAAAAVVAGDVVDEFRLNSGGFRLSSVTDYSDEHFVPGAAKYFDLPGLLSLRAPNALSIQGEAEGAMGLVQKVYAAAGAADNLTVE